A single genomic interval of Lewinellaceae bacterium harbors:
- the arfB gene encoding aminoacyl-tRNA hydrolase, with the protein MDFKALEKELRYRTMRSSGSGGQHVNKVETKVELLFDVDNSQALSDAEKQRIREELGRRINKDGLLVVGAGNRRSQMLNKSAALKKFERLLTRALQPRKKRKPVSQLTANPEKRIREKKRRSEKKAWRNKKAIPKNGDGLRFSGGSLAKG; encoded by the coding sequence ATGGATTTCAAAGCCTTAGAAAAAGAATTGCGGTACCGGACCATGCGAAGTTCCGGCAGCGGCGGCCAGCACGTCAATAAGGTGGAAACCAAAGTGGAGCTCCTGTTCGACGTCGACAACTCCCAGGCGCTTTCCGACGCAGAAAAACAAAGGATCAGGGAAGAACTCGGAAGGCGGATCAACAAGGATGGGCTGCTCGTAGTTGGGGCCGGCAACCGCCGTTCGCAGATGTTGAACAAGAGCGCCGCCCTGAAGAAGTTCGAACGCCTGCTCACCAGGGCCCTGCAACCCCGCAAGAAGCGAAAGCCCGTCAGCCAGCTGACGGCCAACCCGGAAAAGCGGATCAGGGAAAAGAAGAGGCGCTCGGAAAAAAAAGCCTGGCGCAACAAAAAGGCCATCCCGAAAAACGGTGATGGCCTTCGTTTTTCCGGGGGTTCTTTGGCAAAAGGATAA
- a CDS encoding 5-(carboxyamino)imidazole ribonucleotide synthase → MKPVNSPLHPDFKLGVLGGGQLGKMMALAAGNWHLPLYVLDSHKSFPAGRITPFFTEGSFKDYDDVYQFGKQLDVLTIEIEHVNTEALHQLEREGLTIHPSPAKLDVIKDKGAQKLFYREKGIPTAPFRLFEEEQAVRLAIEQGEIRFPFVQKTRTAGYDGRGVSIIRDANGLDNLLPGACLIEEMVEIEKELAVIVARNANGQTRAFPTVEMEFNPEANLVELLFCPAAISPELEEAAEKMAVEVAVAYDICGLLAVELFLDKKGQLLVNEVAPRPHNSGHHTIDSCYTSQFEQHLRAVLNFPLGSTRMKAPSVMVNLLGTDGHTGPAVYQGLDECLAIEGVHLHLYGKAITKPFRKMGHATVVDENLENAKAKARKVMNLLRIVAG, encoded by the coding sequence ATGAAACCTGTAAACTCCCCTTTACATCCCGATTTCAAGCTCGGCGTGCTCGGCGGCGGCCAGTTGGGCAAAATGATGGCCCTCGCTGCCGGCAACTGGCACCTGCCGCTCTATGTGCTGGATAGCCATAAAAGCTTTCCGGCGGGCCGGATAACGCCCTTTTTCACCGAAGGCAGTTTCAAGGATTACGATGACGTATACCAGTTCGGGAAGCAGCTCGACGTGCTGACCATCGAGATAGAGCACGTCAACACGGAGGCGCTTCACCAACTGGAACGGGAAGGGTTGACGATCCACCCCTCCCCTGCCAAGCTGGATGTCATCAAGGACAAAGGCGCTCAAAAGCTGTTTTACCGGGAGAAGGGCATTCCAACGGCGCCCTTTCGGTTGTTTGAAGAGGAACAGGCAGTGCGGCTGGCCATTGAACAGGGAGAGATTCGTTTCCCTTTTGTCCAGAAAACGAGGACGGCCGGCTACGATGGCCGGGGGGTGAGCATTATCCGGGATGCGAATGGACTGGACAATTTGTTGCCCGGCGCCTGCCTGATCGAAGAAATGGTGGAGATCGAAAAAGAGCTGGCGGTGATCGTCGCCCGCAATGCCAATGGGCAAACCCGGGCTTTTCCCACCGTGGAAATGGAATTCAACCCGGAGGCCAACCTCGTGGAGTTGCTTTTCTGCCCGGCCGCCATTTCCCCCGAGCTGGAAGAGGCCGCTGAAAAAATGGCGGTAGAAGTGGCAGTAGCCTATGATATCTGCGGGCTGCTTGCCGTTGAACTCTTTCTGGACAAAAAAGGCCAACTGCTGGTCAACGAAGTAGCACCCCGGCCGCACAACAGCGGGCATCACACCATTGACAGTTGCTACACCTCCCAGTTTGAACAACACCTGCGCGCCGTACTCAACTTCCCGCTGGGCAGCACCCGCATGAAGGCACCTTCCGTAATGGTGAACCTGCTGGGCACCGACGGCCATACCGGCCCGGCTGTATACCAGGGCCTGGATGAATGCCTGGCCATCGAAGGAGTGCACCTTCATCTTTATGGAAAGGCTATAACAAAGCCCTTCCGGAAAATGGGGCACGCCACAGTGGTGGACGAAAATTTGGAGAATGCCAAAGCAAAAGCGAGGAAGGTTATGAATTTATTGAGGATTGTAGCCGGCTAA
- a CDS encoding DASH family cryptochrome has protein sequence MYTKRAILWVRLDLRLHDNEALHEALDGAGEVIPVYVFDERAFGGKTHFFGFPKTGKYRARFIIESIEALRQSFRERGSDLIVRVGKPEEEVFEIAKKARTSWVFCNRERTYEEVKVQDALEKNLWSVGQEMRYSRGKLLYYTSDLPFPIQHTPDTFTQFRKEVERYVPVRSPLPVPEALPPITVALDPGEVPTLSGLGYEEFEPDPRSAYMFRGGEPEGLARLHHYLWDEGLIDDFKESRDGLAGGDFSTKLSPWLAQGCLSPKMVYYELRKYEEQFGRNKSTYELFYYLMLRDFYRFMAKKYCNQIFFKSGPQNNANPKWRNDRELLQQWIDGRTGVPFIDANMREISQTGYMSSRGRQNVASFLAHDLGVNWQMGAEYFESALIDYDVASNWGNWNNVAGVGSDSREGRYLNIISQARTYDPKGEYVKLWLPELEGVPAEKIHQPDQLSFSEQEELHLRIGDDYPKAVISTDKWRG, from the coding sequence ATGTACACCAAGCGCGCTATATTATGGGTCAGGCTGGACCTCAGGCTTCACGACAACGAGGCGCTGCACGAGGCATTGGATGGCGCAGGCGAAGTCATTCCCGTCTACGTTTTTGACGAACGGGCTTTTGGAGGCAAGACCCATTTCTTTGGTTTCCCCAAAACGGGCAAATACCGGGCCCGGTTTATCATCGAGAGCATCGAAGCGCTCCGGCAGTCTTTCCGGGAAAGAGGCAGCGACCTCATCGTGCGCGTGGGGAAACCCGAGGAGGAGGTTTTTGAGATTGCCAAAAAGGCGCGGACCAGCTGGGTTTTTTGTAACCGGGAGCGTACCTATGAAGAAGTAAAAGTACAGGATGCCCTGGAAAAAAACCTATGGTCGGTAGGGCAGGAGATGCGCTACTCCCGAGGCAAGCTGCTCTACTACACATCCGACCTCCCCTTTCCCATTCAGCACACTCCGGATACATTTACCCAGTTCAGGAAGGAAGTAGAGCGCTATGTGCCGGTACGCAGCCCTCTGCCGGTGCCCGAGGCCCTTCCACCGATCACGGTGGCTCTCGATCCGGGAGAAGTGCCTACCCTTTCCGGGCTCGGTTATGAGGAGTTCGAACCCGACCCCAGGAGCGCTTATATGTTTCGGGGAGGCGAACCGGAAGGCCTTGCCCGCCTGCACCACTATCTTTGGGACGAAGGCCTGATCGACGATTTCAAGGAATCGCGGGACGGCCTGGCTGGAGGCGATTTCAGCACCAAGTTGTCTCCCTGGCTGGCGCAGGGCTGCCTTTCTCCTAAAATGGTGTACTACGAGCTTCGAAAGTACGAGGAACAGTTCGGGAGGAATAAATCTACCTACGAGCTTTTCTATTACCTGATGCTGAGGGATTTCTACCGCTTTATGGCCAAAAAATACTGCAATCAAATATTCTTTAAGTCCGGCCCGCAGAACAATGCCAACCCGAAGTGGCGAAACGACCGGGAGTTGTTGCAGCAATGGATCGACGGCCGCACCGGAGTGCCGTTTATCGACGCCAATATGCGGGAGATCAGCCAGACGGGATACATGTCGAGCCGGGGCCGCCAGAACGTGGCCAGTTTTTTGGCCCACGACCTGGGGGTAAACTGGCAAATGGGCGCAGAATATTTCGAGTCGGCGCTGATCGACTACGATGTGGCCAGCAACTGGGGCAACTGGAATAATGTGGCGGGGGTCGGCAGCGATTCCAGGGAGGGCCGCTACCTGAACATCATCTCTCAGGCCAGAACCTACGACCCCAAAGGAGAATATGTAAAACTTTGGCTCCCCGAACTGGAGGGGGTTCCCGCCGAAAAAATTCACCAGCCCGACCAGCTTTCTTTTTCGGAACAGGAAGAGCTTCACCTTCGTATTGGGGATGATTATCCTAAAGCGGTAATCAGCACGGATAAGTGGAGGGGGTGA
- a CDS encoding ChaN family lipoprotein → MTRLFFLLSISLFIQPLMAQDKPAYQLFNKDGKNIKYKKLLAAAEQADIIFFGELHNNPIAHWLQLELARDLHEEKREGLLLGAEMFEADNQILIDEYFAGTIDTKAFEEEARLWNNYKTDYKPLLELARENGLRFIATNIPRRYANLTYRKGFEGLDSLSVEAKTYIAPLPIHFDIDLPGYKNIMEMMAGHGDENSENFPKAQAAKDATMAHFISRNWEPGKTFLHFNGSYHSDGFEGIIWHLRQYEPGVSMLSITTVEQASLEQLEDENNGKADFILVVDEDMTKSY, encoded by the coding sequence ATGACCCGTTTATTTTTCCTGCTTTCCATCTCCCTGTTTATCCAACCGCTTATGGCTCAGGATAAGCCCGCCTACCAACTCTTCAATAAGGATGGCAAAAACATAAAATACAAAAAGCTGCTGGCCGCCGCTGAGCAAGCCGACATCATCTTTTTCGGCGAATTGCACAACAACCCCATTGCCCACTGGCTGCAACTGGAACTGGCCAGAGACTTGCATGAAGAAAAAAGAGAAGGACTCCTCCTCGGCGCTGAAATGTTCGAAGCTGACAACCAAATACTGATCGACGAATACTTCGCCGGCACTATCGACACCAAAGCTTTTGAAGAAGAAGCCCGCCTCTGGAATAATTACAAAACCGACTATAAACCGCTGCTGGAGCTGGCGCGGGAAAATGGCCTCCGGTTTATCGCCACCAACATACCCCGCCGTTATGCCAACCTGACTTACCGGAAGGGTTTCGAAGGGCTGGACAGCCTTTCTGTGGAAGCGAAAACATATATTGCTCCCCTGCCCATCCATTTCGACATCGACCTGCCGGGCTATAAAAACATAATGGAAATGATGGCCGGCCACGGAGATGAAAACTCCGAAAACTTCCCCAAGGCTCAAGCCGCCAAAGACGCCACCATGGCCCATTTCATCAGCCGGAACTGGGAACCCGGCAAAACATTTCTCCATTTTAATGGTTCCTACCATTCGGATGGCTTTGAAGGTATTATCTGGCACTTGCGCCAATATGAACCCGGAGTCAGCATGCTCTCCATTACTACTGTAGAACAGGCCAGCCTTGAGCAACTGGAGGACGAAAATAATGGCAAGGCCGACTTTATACTCGTAGTGGATGAGGATATGACGAAGAGTTATTAG